The following coding sequences are from one Saprospiraceae bacterium window:
- the dprA gene encoding DNA-protecting protein DprA: protein MEELYYLIALSQVDKVGDVTARTLISYCGSAEQVFKTKASQLIKIPGIGASTAQHISKAVPDELAQAQWQYCMKHGVKITSYLSDDYPHRLKHYPDSPILLYQRGSANLNPERTIGIVGTRNMSLYGEALTEALVRDLAGMQISILSGLAYGVDTHAHRSCVEHNITTIGVMATGIDRVYPSENRRLADQMCENGALITEYPIKTDPDRENFPRRNRIVAAMSDALVVIESARDGGSMITAAYAFDYNKDVFVFPGRITDSGSSGNHLLIKQNKAQLIENAADLKWAMAWYDETASPAKPKRELFYELDEMERCIVGLLQDKGELHIDQLSQISGYTQGQLANLLLQLEFKAIVKTMPGKRYALSL from the coding sequence GGAAGAGCTCTATTATTTAATTGCCCTAAGCCAGGTAGATAAAGTAGGCGATGTGACTGCAAGGACTCTGATCAGTTATTGTGGTAGTGCAGAACAAGTTTTCAAAACCAAAGCTTCGCAGTTGATAAAAATTCCTGGTATCGGAGCATCGACTGCCCAACATATTAGTAAAGCTGTACCCGATGAATTGGCTCAGGCACAATGGCAATATTGTATGAAGCATGGGGTCAAAATCACTAGCTATTTGTCCGACGATTATCCCCATCGCCTCAAGCATTATCCGGATAGTCCTATACTCCTCTATCAGCGTGGCTCTGCTAACTTAAATCCTGAAAGAACAATAGGGATTGTAGGAACGAGAAATATGTCATTGTACGGAGAAGCGCTAACCGAGGCATTGGTGAGAGATCTTGCCGGAATGCAAATCAGCATCTTGAGTGGATTGGCTTATGGTGTGGATACCCACGCCCATAGAAGTTGTGTAGAGCACAATATCACTACCATTGGTGTGATGGCCACAGGAATTGACCGCGTATATCCTTCAGAAAACAGAAGACTCGCTGATCAAATGTGTGAGAATGGCGCGCTGATTACCGAATACCCAATCAAAACCGACCCTGATCGGGAAAATTTTCCACGTCGCAATCGTATCGTGGCAGCTATGTCGGATGCTTTGGTTGTGATTGAATCGGCCAGGGATGGAGGTAGTATGATCACAGCAGCATATGCTTTCGATTACAACAAGGACGTATTTGTCTTTCCGGGCAGGATCACTGATTCCGGATCGTCAGGCAACCATTTGTTGATCAAGCAAAATAAAGCCCAGCTCATTGAGAATGCAGCGGACCTAAAATGGGCTATGGCCTGGTATGATGAGACCGCAAGCCCGGCAAAACCTAAACGCGAGTTGTTTTATGAGCTGGACGAAATGGAGAGATGTATCGTTGGTTTACTCCAGGATAAGGGTGAGTTGCACATAGACCAATTGAGTCAAATATCGGGATACACTCAGGGCCAATTGGCCAATCTGTTGTTACAACTTGAGTTCAAAGCTATAGTAAAAACCATGCCAGGCAAGCGTTATGCATTATCTTTGTAG